The Oreochromis aureus strain Israel breed Guangdong linkage group 16, ZZ_aureus, whole genome shotgun sequence genome includes the window TATCTGATCAGCCTCAGAAGGTTGCCAACGTGACAGATGATTAGGTATGGCAAACGAGCCTCATCACCAGCTAAATTGATGACTCAATGCTCGATGACAGACAACTCTATTTGTATCTAGATAAGGCCCTGGCAGCCCTGTACCAATCAAAATGGAGTTATTATTGAGCATAAAGAAAAGCATTTGTAATATCATTAAATCCAGATAGGCCTCTCTTCACATCTGGCAGGCAGCCATGCATGTGAAGAAAGGGTGGAGGGAGAGGGGGGGTTTAagggacagaaagagaaaagcaaggcaagaaaaaaacactCGGGGCAATCATTCCTGGCAGTGTGCTGGcagctgcagtgtttttttgtaatttcaaTATGTTTCTCTGCACCTCAAGCGTGGGTGCAATAACTGCTTACAGATTGCTTATGTCATCAAATTTTGACAAACTTCTCAATTGCTTTTGGCCTTCGTCTGTAGCCATCtgctttctcctcttcctccttatCTCCCCCTGACCCCCATAGTCTATTTCACCTGACAGTAACTATACTTGAAATGGGAAATGGTTGAAAACAAACCATTTTTGAAAGCAACAATTAGTTGTTATTTATCTTAGACTTGCAATGGCTGGTGCAGGCGCAACAGAGAAAAGCTAACACAACACTGACATCTGATCCATGTGCTCAACTTTTGAGCACAGTTGAATTAGACTTGATTTGAAGCTCGGGATCAACACAACACCCTTGCAATTGTTTTGTGATCAAAATAAATTATAGTTGAGCATAAAAATGGGTAAACTCATTAAATCCAATTAAACCAAAATCAAACCCTAGGTTACTGTTTTACAGATATACAGAAAGTATTGATATGGAGATAATTTGGTTTCAGGAAATTGTCTTATGCaccaaacagctgaaaaatgcggTTTGCTTGGTTTTTGATCTTCAGCATCGTCTGAGGGCAACATCTCAAAGCTAAATTGTAGCCAATTCCAGGTAGCTTGTTAGCTCCTGTAATGGAATATGAGCTATAAAAGCAGCAAGGCTAAAGTTGTGGGTTAAAATCCAAAATAATAAGCTTTAATACCCTAAAAATCTCTGTAGGGTCGAGTGGAATTGCAGGTCAGTCGATTGCTGGCTCACGCAAATTATTATGGCTGCTTTAGTATGATTATATATATGTAAGAGCCCTTTACATTACTCATCTATATTCCTGTTAATCAAGTCAGTCAGTTTATTCCGATGTCGGAGATTCCCCATACTTGCACAGACTCAAAGCATAATAGAGACCTCTTAAATTGTAAACTCACCATGCGGCATTAAGATGTATCTTGTTCCATGAGCCGGTGATCAGAGTAAACAACACGTTCCGTATAATATAGTCAATCCACAGTTTGACATTTCCCTCTGCTTTTCATATCTTTGCTTGAAATGACAGTCTGTGTAACATGTGGAGGCTTTAAAAATGCCATGGCTGATATGAAATCAATTTGCATTTCCCCAGTGCCTGGATAACATGGCCCTGTCAGAGGACCCTGCAGATCTGCTGGAGATAATGACGTTATAGAGGGCGGCTTGCACTGTGAAGAGGATGAAATTGAAAGAGTGACGCTCTGTGTTTCCCATGATTGCCTTGACAGGGGGATGTGTGGCTATTGGACATGTACTCTTCTGTCTTTGCTCCCCATTAGGTCCACTTGTTCCCAGTCAGGGGTTAAGACAGACTAAAGAGATCCACCAATCTGACCAGTCAAAGGCTCTGTGTGTCAGTGATGGTATTTCAACAATATGAACTTTTATCCAAAGGaatggtaaaaaaacaaactgtcaaCCTTATTAATGTTACAGTGCTGATTGTCGCTCAACAAATATCACAAATAATTCTTTAAAATCAGAATTTAGACAGCTTTCAGCATTATATTCTATGGATGTAACTTAATACACTGACTAGTGAgcacagtgaaaaagaaaagaatctcAGGAGCAGGAGGCCAGTTCAAAGGTATTACTGTTTAATGgttaaaagagaagagaaaaataaaaagggtCTCTCCCTTCTGCTCACTGTTACCCCACTGATTTTAGACAGCTTTATAGCTAGTCTGGTATTCCAGGAGTTATTTGTGAGCCCATCATTATATTTTTCAAAGGAACTCCTCTAATGGCAATACCAGTTTGGCTACTTTATGAAAATGTGTaaagaaattatccacatacaGAGGTATACAACAGTATGCAACCTAGAATTTGTTTTGGAAACTGGAAGCAGAGAGCTGATGATACTGACCTGAGGACATGTAAACTTGATGACACCTGTGCAGGGGGTCTGCTTGTTATCGAGCCCAGTGTATGGTAAAACAGAGGGACATCTCTCCCACTGCTGCAACACTAATTTAAGTTGATATAAACTATAGGTAATTCCAGCTGAGTTTTTCCTCACTTTGCCCATTTCAGGCCACCGAATCTGAAAAACTCTGACCTCAACACTGGagtcagtctctctctctctgcggtggctgaaaaagaaaatgttatgATCGCTTCAGCTGCTATCTAATAATTTATTGTCGGCATCGATTAATGCGCTTTAGCAAAGAATCAAATGCTATTTGTGTGCATTCTTCTTACCACTGTTAATAATCATAACCATCATCAACACGTAAATTCATGAAAATCACAAATGTTAGACCAACTGGCAAATGCAGAGCCTTCAAAATCATCCAATGGGATGATGTTACAgagtttatttattcaaatgttacttgttttttttatttatattgcttcCTCGGTTCCACTGGAGTCACGACTGTCCTTTGCAATCAGTTTTTTCAAATGCAAAACATGAGAGAACTGATAAACCAAAGCaaaacagttaaaagtcattTCTTGATAATTAGAACTGACAGTCTGAAAAGCTTCTAAAGTAAATATTAGGAGTTCAAAAtgtttgcaaaaaaaagaaaagaaaaaagaaagaaatcacacGGAAGACATACACATGCTAATTATATTTGTGCATTACAGACCAACTTATTTTCTAGGTTTCCATACGCCCaattattattgctattattttttttcaaatcgaGACAGAAATGCTTTGAATGCCTGGGGATTAAAAGGGTCATAGTATAAGTATCTAAGAGTGTATGGTGGGTGTGATGCAGCAGTGGGATCAGTGAAGTAGAAAATGTGATGTGCTGttacaataaatacaaaaagtcGACAATGTATGCACAAGTGGTCCGCTGGGCCTTATGTCTACCTTTGGCAAGCTGTCGTCTATATTTAAAATACACTGCAGTACACTGGGATGCCAATGTATAATAAGGAGTATACTTACAATATATGAGGGAGACAGGCTTATAATGAGACATGCTGGCTCTAATCAACCTTATAAAAGTCTGAAGAGGAACAGAGATGCGTCTGCCACACCAACAGTTTTCACACCCAGTTTTCAATTAATGAAAACATAATTTTGTTCAGTCCTCCAGGACGGGGATAACTTGAGGGCCTTCCATGTGGTGTGAACAAACCTTTGCGCTCTGTAGCTCTGCTGGTGTGTGCGAGACACATACACAGTCTTACCCAATTGTactcaaagacacacacacacatacacatgcgcgcacacacaaagGAAGAATTTATACTTGTCTGTATGGTTTGTTAGCACTCAAGAGATAAAACTTTACATGTTGCTCCCAATTAGCACAGCAGTGACCGTGCACTGTCTCCTGTGCTCAGCTTCCCTTCTGAAGAGGGTCTATTTATGTGAAGACTCATGAGAATGTGAGAATTGAGGCGAGAGAGAGGAGATATGGACTGTGTGAGatagagggtgtgtgtgtgtgtgtgtgtgtgtgttatgaagGAAAcagggtgagagagagggagtgaaaGAAAGAGATAGAGAGAAAGGGAGTATTGAAATGGCTTAAGCATTCATTTTGAGTGGAGAGACAGGTCCTATTAACATTTAACAGCATTTGTGCAACTTGGTGCCGAGGTTATGATGCAAATGAGGAGGAATTAAAACTGGCCAGAGGTTTGTCATTGATGgattgcagtctggcagtgttCACACTTCCTCGTGTCCATCAGAAGCGATTACTGTGTAATTAAACCTTATTTCTGGACTTTCTAGTGCATAATTACTTTGTGAATGTAACCATCATCTAAAAGCTACAAAAATGCTTTACCATTTACTCTAGCAGTCAGTTTCATGGGCTTGTGTCAGATATAGCCATCAGACAGAGCAAAAGAACTGTCACTTTtaataagaggaaaaaaattaaatgaaacagTATGCTTATTACAGAAAAATTAGGCTTTCAAGAGTCCTTTCTGTTATTTGCATAATTTATCCCCCACCCCACctaccacacatacacacactgcaaGCTTTAGGCAATTTCCCTCACATTTAAATAGATTGCACATTTAAGGCTACTTAAGGAAAATTATCactttgcatattttaattgtTATGAAGGAAGTGATTTGAGAGAGGTCTGTGGCTCATCCTCTTGAGCCATGCGGTTGCGAAGCTGTCTGATTCGGCTGCTCAGCGCTGCAGCTCCACAGATAACCTCCGAGTTCACACACATCCACTCCAGTTTCATCAGAATGCAAATGAAGCACAGAACACTGGGACAAGTGGATCTTTGATATTTACAAAATAGCCACTAATAACTTGAGTGTAATTTGTTTGACtcaactttatttttctcttatctgtcctgattttttttttcctggtcaAATGCCTCTTGTTTAAAAATTCAGAGGGAAGAAACAAAGGGCATGTTTGGTGCTAGAATTTCAGAGCTCACAGCATAGAGGAAgactctatctatctatctatctatctatctatctatctatctatctatctatctatctatctatctatctatctatctatctatctatctatctatctatctatctatccatccatccatccaattaAACAAAGAGAGCACAATAAATGAGGCAAAGGAAATAAATCTGAAGAGTATTTTTTGTCATTCAGCTAAAATTATCTTGACTAAATTACTAAAGAATTATTTCCAGGTATTGTGCTAAAGCATAAGACCCATGCTGAATAATGCCTGAAAACAATTCTGTCCTCCAAGGACAGTTCTCCATGGGAGACTGCAGTGTTTTAAGTGTTAGTATTCTTGCCTTGACAAGCTTATCAGTCCTTATGAAGTCAGATAGTGACAGGCACTGATAATACAAAATTcaatttttgtaaaaaaaacatccttttGTTGGgtaattttactaatttaaatAATGCAAATCTCAAATCTTCATTTAGAATAGCTATATGGAAATTTACAAAATGTATGTTTCTCCAAATAACTAGAAGGAAGGACATAATACAAGCAGAATGTTTTTCACTCTGTAAAACCAGTGTTACTATCTTTATGTTTATAGTAATGAGAAAGACACATGTTAGATTTCATGATAAACTCACACAAATAATATTAACATGcgtacacaatttaaaaaaagagaataacCAGTGCTAATAAATCTTTCCTCATTCATGTTAATTGCACAGAACCTTCCCACGCATGTACCACCTACATTTTAACGACACCATAAAGTGGAACTTTAGCATACCTGTTTGCTTTCTACTAAAAAAACATCAGTTATGAATTTATAAATGTTCATGGATCACGAAAGGTGTTTGTTATTGATGGGCGGAGCGTAATAAAAAAGTAAGTTTTGAACTGCTGCTAACTGATTTATTTTACTCTAAAACACCAGTTAACTTCAAAAAATTATCACGCTGTAATTGATTTAACATTGTCTTTCGAAATGAATAACTCGAAAAAGAAATAGCACAGTCTATCACACCGTTGCAAATTTAATCAAGTAAGTTTAAGTACAAAATGCATTCAGAgttcaggaaaaaaagaaaacaccttTATTCAGTATTCAATAACCTTTATGTACCTtgaaattaaaatacatttaaatcgACTGTACTGTAAGTATGgcaatacatacacacatataaacatgTATGTGGTGCACTTCCGTATGTACGCTGTATATCATTAGCAAATGTACAATACATACAGCTATGTGCAAGTTTGTTTTCTGTACAGGTATATGAAAAGTAAAAATTCagaactttatattttaatgttatCCCTCACACTTGCATGTAGAATTGCAAGTGCACAGATATACACAATAACATGCGCACTACAACAATTCACAAAAGATTAAAGCAAGTCGTTATTTTTTAGGAAAAGAATTTGCATTGGGGACCTTGCAAGAGACAAGGTTAATGGAAACATGATATTGTGAATATACTGAACGTCAGTACTGTATGTGCAGGTTAACGTCATCTTTGTTTTCAAggtgccttttttttctgtgtctaGTTCTTGACAGCGTAAAGACAGTCTCTTTGAGGTAGACTGCTCAAATTCAAGGGCAAGCttttattttatgcatttttttgtttgttttaaattttttatccaCAAATGCATGACATTCAAAATGACAGGACATGAgtactacatgtaaaatatgtagCAATGAGGTAGAAAAGGTTATAAAGAATGCCAGACTGAAAAAACTCATGATGGAAACACCATTTTAAGTAGTTCAGCAAAATCAAAtcacagaaaaactgaaagatATTGAAAAAGATGATACAAGTGACTGAGAGTCAATGTGCTTATCAAAGGTTCTGCTGACATGTTGTGACTGTATACCCACCACATCACCTTCAATACTCAATGATTTGTAATAACATCTACAACATCTGAACTTTACAATGTATTTTGATAAATGTGTCTAAGTTTTCCTCATATCAGATCTTTGTCAAAGAACGTTTAGTGTTTAGCTGTCATGACAAATAAAATCATAGAAATGTAACATTGTATGTGCCTTGTGTTACATTGTGCTCTATTACACATTGTTTGGGAGACAGCTTTCTCTAAAATACATGAGAGATTACTTACATACAACTTAATTTGAGCGGACTATTCCCCCTTTCAATGTACATCTCTGCTGCTTGTGAACAGTTGATCTTTTGTACTTGTGAAATCTGTGCTTGTAAATCGTGCTCAAGGCTTCTTAGTACctacttgttaaaaaaaacacaacaacaacaacaacaagaaaaaaaaacttctataTTCAGTCTCATATTCCAGTGTGTCATTTTCTACCAAACTCTGTAATAAACAAGTTAACCATATTTGTATTCGTCTTCCATGCAGATATGATATGTCCGTTCACTTTGATGGGGTGAGACTTGAAACTTAATATTTCACAAGCTCATGTATCTCTCAAACATTTAACACACTGTGATTCTGTAACTTAACAATGCCCAGTGAGATGGCTAGAGATTTTCCAATTATACATAAATACATCCTGCAATGAAGGTAAATTTGCAGCTTCCTTGAAACTATTTTCATCTTATGCAGGAGAGAAAAGAGATGCTTTaatctgaattaaaaaaaaacccacgcaCATAAAAGGCAGTAAATACATGTATGGGTAAGGGCTTTTATGAGTAGCATCAACTTTTTCCAATTTCATGTGTTTGCCCTGAGCAGTGGCCGAATTTCATGTAACAGTGTGTTTTAGGATGATTTCATTTGAGAAAAATTGCATGTGACCGGTGAGTATGGCTGTTACAATTGACATAATGCTACTATTATTACTACCAGTGTACTTACAATGAAtgtatgtttaattttttttttttataacttcaGGGTAATTCCAGTTCCTTCAAAGGACTGGTGTTGGAAATTACCATTGGTATTACATGTAGAGGACATGGTCGATCATGACTGTATTCGTCTGTTACAAACAAACGACTgaatataataaataagtaaaaagaGCATCAATATTCTTCATTACTGTTTCTCCAAATATGTGTAGGTCTATAAATTTCAAACTTAACAAATGCAATGATTCTGTTCCTAAGTTGATCAAAATGTGTCGGGTTTAGTTACCGTTTTACCAGTTACAATTACTTGTATGGATTTAATTAAACTGCCTAGATTACTCTTCTGTAAAGTGTTACATAGACTATATGAAACTAGAAACAGACTTTTGGTGCAGCTGGTAGATTTCTTGCTCTGTAATTGTTCTAAATGCTTTGAAAACATCCTGATATGGATCTTCGAAAATTAATGATATCTGATAGGTAGCAGTGATCATTGTGAATGTTgtctaataaaagataaaagataaaatatgtGCAatagacaacaacaacaacaacaacaaaaatgcgGTCCTTTAGTGCCTCTACACACCTACATCTACAGTGCTATCTACTTCAGTGGCATTTTTCAATGTGCGAGTGCTTTGCTTTCCTTACTACTATGAGTACATAATACATTCAATACTTTTACTTGCCAATTCAGCTATCAGATTGGCTCTTTTATTGTTGGAAATGTTGCATGGGCATGTACTGATAAATGGCAGCAAATAGTGATTGAAAACATTGTACCAGTTTAAGTGTGAAaattataatgaaataaaattaatttaccAGACAATGCAAGACTAGCCTTCGAAAATGTCCCTAAAAGAGAATGCCACTCAATTCATGGATGTTACAGTTATAGCCTAAGAAGGAAAAGTAAACTTTAACATAACGGAATCATTTTTAAGACAAAACATGTGCAGGCTTACACACGTCTATGTTAGACACAGATTCAGGGGTCTAGCAAGGTACAGCAGCAAGATCACTGGTGAATCTTGGCTAACACAGAGCAAATTATCCTTAAGGCAAAGGCATAGTGTATCACAAACCTGACATTCAGTGGCATTCCCCTTTACGTACATCATATGGTGAGTAACAAGGTTCTTGGCAGTTATCAAAATGTAAAgctaatagattttttttcagaaactgttttgtttgctttcaaAGGGTTTTCTAAtcaaacaagcagaagagatgcTGACATTTTGCTGTCCCTATGAATTTGTCTTTCAGAGATAACAAAGAAACTGAGGTAGAAAGAAACTTGGGCTATACATAATCCTTAGGTTTCATTAATGATAAAACAGCAGCAAGATGGAATGAAATAGCTTGGGGCAGTCGTCATTCTCAACCCCAAGATGTTTGTCTACACCCTTTGTATTTCTTTCAGTTCTGCATAACCACAAGCTGGGAATTTGTGTCTGCAAACTGGGAACTAAACAACAGGATCATTGTATTTGATGtaaatgaagatttttttttcttatgacagccaaaagggggaaaaaatgctcCAAACAGAAATTTCTTTAAGGCTACAATTCAAGATACACAATGATTCCATTATTTTCAAAGGCAATTGTCTGATCATAGAACAAGTTTCCATTTCAAACTAATTTCAAAGTTAAAGAATCCTAGACAAATAAATGAGAATTACTCTCAAACATTCATTGCAGGAAACTTCTCATTTTGAGGTATTAAATAGCCTTTCATGGTTAGATGATGCAATTTTATATGCAAGCCGAATGCTTGTGTATTGTGTAGTGCTTTGATACAAGCTCATGAGGTACTAGACATATCgtcaacatcatcatcactttCCTGAGTTGTCAAATAGAGAAcatcaaaagaaaaaatggtAGAATTTTACATTGTGACTATTCTGATATTTTAACAAGAATTACATAGTAATTTATTGTTGAAATTGAATTCACCGTGTCagctttttttcaaaaaatttaactgtcatttttatttatagcaCATCAACCAAATTTAAGTtgagtgaaaaacaaacaaacatattctCCACCTAAACATAATGGATATACCAAAGTTATGGTAAGTAAATGACTTACACATGCATAAAATCTGTGTAAGGTAATGAACCCCAACTAAAATTATGCCAGTAAATTTAATTCAGCTCAAATTAACCACGAGTGTTCACAGAGAGCACAAAACAGACACAGCTGAAGAACACTGTtcaataataaagagaaagcAAGGTTTTGTCACAttgtaaagctttttttttgtattagcACATTTCACCAATGAAGATTGTGAggcaaaaaaatacaacaaaaaactTAAACAGCACCACCTCAGGCACTTGATAGCAACTAAATCTCAAGATCAGCAGaatagtatatatatatttaaatatatatatatgtatatacaaaaATGTGGGGCATCTTCTCCAAGCTGTTTGAGTTGTAGTTAACACATGGATTTAGCCATATAaagtttttttctgattttaacCAAAGTCTGACGTCCAGACTGATAACTTCTGTCAGAAGCCAAAAAAGGAAATTTCCTTTACTCTATATAGCATGTTCATGTCAtcactgtttggttttttttttcttcctcactgAAGGCTAAACACTTATTTGTACTCAACAACTGGTTTTAAAGAAACTGTGTTTGATAGGTCCATTTCATTGATTACAACCAAACATTTTATTCCACTCAGTGTACATATCAAGTTCTTTTTGTGATATGCTGGGCTGGAATTTGCAAAACACATTGTCAAAGTCTTGGTAAGAGATTGGCCTCATCTGACTGGGGTGGATATTTGACAGGTCAGTACCAGGCATGCCATGGAGCGGACCTACAACAGCCTCTTGACACAGTTGGACCACATCCAGTCCTGAAAAGCCTTCTGTCCTCTGAACAAGTAGTGACATCTCTTTGTCACTAAGACAGTAGTTATGCTGTGAGAGCAACTGACTGATTATCTGATGGCGTGCAGTCCCATCAGGCAAGGGAATTAACAATCTCTTGGTAAAGTACCTCCGCAGGGACTCTGGGATCTCTTCAGGCTTACTTGTGGAGCAGACCACAAGAACATGGTCCTCAGTAGAGGTCAAAATACTGTCAAGCTGTATGAGAAGCTCAGCCTTCAGGTGATTCACAGGACTCTCCTCGCTGAGCTGGGCTGACAGCAGTAGGTCCACCTCACTGATGAAGACTACTGCTGGTTGGCGACAACGTGCCATGAGGAAAGAAGCCTGGATGATCTTGTCCCCTTCTCCCAACCACTTGGTCACCAGTGCTGAACTGCTTAATCGCAAGAAGGCAGCCCCCAGTTGGTTGGCCATGCAGCGCGCCAGAAGTGTCCTACCAGTTCCCTGAGGTCCAAATAAAAGGAGGCTCCGAGGTAACGTGGCCAGTCCGCTGAACATATCTGGCCTTAAAATGGGCCATAGTATCTCCTCTTTTATGGCTGCTTTGGCCATATCCAGACCTGCAATGTCACTCCAGTCCACTGGGGAGCCTTGCTGAAGGATTTCTGTGGTTACCAGCTCTACAAGGTTGGAATCACTATTCTTCAGCTGTTCCTCTGCAGCATGGATGGAGGAGGTAGCTGTACCTATATCAGACCCCGTTAGGGAGTGAGGGAGGTGCTGTCTGTGCTCTTCAGTTTGCTCGCTCATCATGGGAGATTCAAACTTGCTGTAGGGCTCAGTAGTTCTAAGATCACCTGCAGAGCTTTTTGTTGAGCCGTATGATGGAGGAGTTAGTGCTCTGCCAGAGTGCAAGTTAAATTTTCTTTGCTGATCAGAAGATATTGGCTGTTTAGTTGGCTTAAAAGCTAAAGATGTCGCTTCAGCATTTCTTTCAAAGCCACTGCCCCTGTTTGAGTCTGAGATGCTGCTATCTACTATTCTGTACATGGGGCTCTGTGCAGAGCGCTGTTGGTTGTAGCTGAAATTACCATAGCTTGAGTCCATATCTCCATGTCCACTCATGTAGAAAGCTTTTCGTTTTAATGAGTTGGACGTGCTGCCATTCAAAGGTGTTGGTGCAATTGGGGTATGATTATTGGACTGGTAGGTGTAGCCAGGCAATGTAGAGGGAGGGATTGGTGTAGGAGCTGCAATACCAGACGGCAGATAAGCAGAAGGAGGGGGTGCTCCCCCAGGGCTATAACCAGGGCCAACTGCAGCCTGCGAAGCATACCCTGTTGGAGGATAATTGTAGTTGGGAAGGTTTGGAGACCCAGTGTTGTAGCTCGGCACTAAActaggaggaggaggcgggggAGGGGGTTGTAATAGCCCAGCGCTGTGCAAAGGAGAAGGATGTGGGGATGGGAGGGCGGGGGTACTCTGGCCGCTGTAGCTAGAATGCAGGTAGGAACCGTTGTAGCTGGCAGTATATTCCTGAGAGGGGAGGCCCGAGTGGAGAGTAGTGGCTGTGTGACTTCCACAGTTACTACTGGAATAGCTAGGCTCAGACAAACTGCTGGCCACCCCTGGGGAGCTGCCTATGCTAGCTGACACATCTGTAGGGGGTAGGGCAGCTGTCATTCCAGCTTTGCTCACAGATataacatctggagcacagtTCATTGGGTAAATCCCCTCCTGCCAGGACTCATTCTCTGACTTTCGTCCATTCATGAGTCCAGTAGTGCTATCAGAGTAGGAGCACAGCAGGGTTCTTTCATTTGGGCCTTCTAGGATCCCAGAGTACTTCTCTGCATATTTCTTAAGCAGATTGGAGGCAGTCAGCGCAGAGATGTCATCATTTGCCCACGCATACTGGTATGTTCGCTGTAAGTGCCCCCGGTAGGCCTCTACTTTGTGTGCTGGCGAGCGAGTAGTGGATGAGATGTCAAAGTGTTGCTCTGCCCATTGTGTGTGCTCTGGGGTCCACTGCATCTTTAGACCTGGATATTTCACATAGGGAAGAAATATATCAATGTAAGCATTGAATTGTGGTTTATCATCATTTAAATGCAATAATATTCTACAGTTAAATTGTA containing:
- the fign gene encoding fidgetin isoform X2, yielding MQWTPEHTQWAEQHFDISSTTRSPAHKVEAYRGHLQRTYQYAWANDDISALTASNLLKKYAEKYSGILEGPNERTLLCSYSDSTTGLMNGRKSENESWQEGIYPMNCAPDVISVSKAGMTAALPPTDVSASIGSSPGVASSLSEPSYSSSNCGSHTATTLHSGLPSQEYTASYNGSYLHSSYSGQSTPALPSPHPSPLHSAGLLQPPPPPPPPSLVPSYNTGSPNLPNYNYPPTGYASQAAVGPGYSPGGAPPPSAYLPSGIAAPTPIPPSTLPGYTYQSNNHTPIAPTPLNGSTSNSLKRKAFYMSGHGDMDSSYGNFSYNQQRSAQSPMYRIVDSSISDSNRGSGFERNAEATSLAFKPTKQPISSDQQRKFNLHSGRALTPPSYGSTKSSAGDLRTTEPYSKFESPMMSEQTEEHRQHLPHSLTGSDIGTATSSIHAAEEQLKNSDSNLVELVTTEILQQGSPVDWSDIAGLDMAKAAIKEEILWPILRPDMFSGLATLPRSLLLFGPQGTGRTLLARCMANQLGAAFLRLSSSALVTKWLGEGDKIIQASFLMARCRQPAVVFISEVDLLLSAQLSEESPVNHLKAELLIQLDSILTSTEDHVLVVCSTSKPEEIPESLRRYFTKRLLIPLPDGTARHQIISQLLSQHNYCLSDKEMSLLVQRTEGFSGLDVVQLCQEAVVGPLHGMPGTDLSNIHPSQMRPISYQDFDNVFCKFQPSISQKELDMYTEWNKMFGCNQ
- the fign gene encoding fidgetin isoform X1 gives rise to the protein MITSTSIYGLKMQWTPEHTQWAEQHFDISSTTRSPAHKVEAYRGHLQRTYQYAWANDDISALTASNLLKKYAEKYSGILEGPNERTLLCSYSDSTTGLMNGRKSENESWQEGIYPMNCAPDVISVSKAGMTAALPPTDVSASIGSSPGVASSLSEPSYSSSNCGSHTATTLHSGLPSQEYTASYNGSYLHSSYSGQSTPALPSPHPSPLHSAGLLQPPPPPPPPSLVPSYNTGSPNLPNYNYPPTGYASQAAVGPGYSPGGAPPPSAYLPSGIAAPTPIPPSTLPGYTYQSNNHTPIAPTPLNGSTSNSLKRKAFYMSGHGDMDSSYGNFSYNQQRSAQSPMYRIVDSSISDSNRGSGFERNAEATSLAFKPTKQPISSDQQRKFNLHSGRALTPPSYGSTKSSAGDLRTTEPYSKFESPMMSEQTEEHRQHLPHSLTGSDIGTATSSIHAAEEQLKNSDSNLVELVTTEILQQGSPVDWSDIAGLDMAKAAIKEEILWPILRPDMFSGLATLPRSLLLFGPQGTGRTLLARCMANQLGAAFLRLSSSALVTKWLGEGDKIIQASFLMARCRQPAVVFISEVDLLLSAQLSEESPVNHLKAELLIQLDSILTSTEDHVLVVCSTSKPEEIPESLRRYFTKRLLIPLPDGTARHQIISQLLSQHNYCLSDKEMSLLVQRTEGFSGLDVVQLCQEAVVGPLHGMPGTDLSNIHPSQMRPISYQDFDNVFCKFQPSISQKELDMYTEWNKMFGCNQ